A segment of the Lycium ferocissimum isolate CSIRO_LF1 chromosome 10, AGI_CSIRO_Lferr_CH_V1, whole genome shotgun sequence genome:
tCCGAAAAAacttggttgttatagagaggtgttgttatatgcgggtgccgttatagagaggtctgactgtactattaaatttaatatatcAAGTAATAACCATGTCAGTCAAGTTctaaaacattttaaaattcTGATTCAATGAAAAGATgcagttttaaaaaattttggttcagatttaatgaaattttttcttataCTAAATATCCAATTTCTTATACTTTAATTTACTTACATATTCTTGATTCCTTAAcaaaaaaaccaaacaaaaaaaaaaaaaagcaaaaaacaaaCATAACTAAGTTTCTGCAGGGCTTAAGCTTGTATCAAACACGTCTTTATCAACATTGTTTCAATATAATGTAACAATCTCATATATCTTTCGTTCAAAATAATCCAAAAGAAACATAATGGTGCTTTTCAATCTATCTTCCTCTGATTGCATATCTTCTGTATTCTCCAATTTGAAGTGATATTTCAATATTTTAACTGGTTTACTATTTAAAGATAGAGCAACGTGAACACTGAACAGTTTATATAGATTTACTTGAGTGAAGGTAGTTGTACGTGCTTCTCTGATGGCTATGAGTTTACTTGACAAAATCATCTTTCATGGTGGTTATTACTGGGAACTTTTTGGGTTTTCAATTAACAAAGTAAAAACTAACAAAAGTTTGTACACTCTAAAATGTCCTCCCACgtattaatgtttttttttttcttttgaatcttTAATGTTTTACTAAATCTTCTAACTTACAGATCAGACGCAGATTTATTGGGCCCCAACTATCTGCACCTTCCAAAGATTATTTCAGTGTTTACAGAGGTCAGTTCAAAATCACAACTAGCAGGTGTTAAAATGAGTTGCTTATTTTTACTTGGTACAAATGATTAAGCGGCAGTGATTTTAGTACTATTTACTTTTGTAAGACAGGTAATAGAAAACCAAGGATTGTAGTCTAGTGGTATCAGGGTTGACATCTCACCTGGTAGGTGTGAGTTTAATTATTACTGTCCCCTTTTCCCTGGCCCCTTTGCAattaggaaaaaagaagaaaggcaGTAGAAATTTTAGTAGCTAAAGAAAAGGGATGTTTATATTTCATAATCGCATTATATGTTAATCAATTGACAATTAGGTCTTTAAGTTGGTTGGTGCGGCGTGGGAGTGGTTCTCTCTCCATCTGTCGATTTGGATGCTTCGTTTGACATTTGCATCAAATTAACTTTAATGTTAATGTAGCCATTTAGTAATTGAAATTTGCTTCTTCTTAGGTTCTATGTGATGGAGGGGATCTTGTTACAGAAGAAACTGCAAATCGCATGATTCATTTGTTGAGACATTTTAAGGAAACACTACCACTAGCCACGTTGGCATCAGCACGAGCATTGTTATTGCCTCAGCAGGAGATGGAATTGAAATCCATTTTATCACCTGAGGAAGATGTTAACGTTTCAGCCGATGCAATGAAACTACCAGTCTTGTGAACTTGTGGGGATCAAACATCTTGTTGGTCAAATGTGTAAGGTAAAGGGTTAGCTATGGAGACCGACTCTTGCCAAAGTTTGGGTCTAGTCAATTTCTTTCACTGTAATTTCTTGTTATCAAAGTTCGACTCTTGCCACTACCTTGACCAATTCCCTCCCCCACCCGCTCGCAATGTAATAAACTCGGTGTAAAAGCGCATAAAGAAAATTGTGCCATGGGATAGCGTCTGTATTCCcaataaattattttgagaGTTAGTTATAGGAAGGGAACGATGACCATGTGTACTATTAAGTTCTAAACTATTTATATATCTGCTTAGATTTGCAGCATATATGTAATGCCAACTTTTTAAAGGTAACAGACATAATCCCAATATTCAACTACTTCACTAAGACCTTTATTATGATGTTGTAGTCTTTTTCTGGGCGCTCTTTAAGATACTTCACAATTTTGATGACAGTAATCTAGTGAGTATTAGTCAGTGAGTCCGCAAACTGACACAAAACATGCACAAGTAAAGATGTCTAGTTGACTCACACCATtcacctgaactttcacctccCATGATAGTGGGGGGTTCGACATAGACCGCTATGTATATTAATAACCCAAAAAGATAGTACAAGGAGGAAAATACCACCAAGACCTccacacaaaaaataaataatacaagTCGTAAACATATCACACTTACGTTTATGCTGGTCCTGAGACCTATTTTAATTTGTGCATTAACCAATACTTCATAAAGCATGAAACTTTGCCAATAATAGACAGCATTTCTTCTGTAAGGAGAGGACCCCCTTATCTCCATCACTTTATGTTAATAAGGAAGTCTCTCATTGAGGCCATAATTAGATAGCTCATGGAGGATCAAAATACCATCTTGAATGTTCGGATACCCTGATTCTGAATGATGGAATTTGCATTCTATCTAGTCTCAATAATCCCCTAGTCTCCATGGGGAGATCAGATTCTTGGAAAAAGGTAGCAGTCCAGGTTAGGCAAGTTGCATCTTTTGCTAGTGAGTCTGCTACCTGATTTGCTTCCTGAAGCAATGTATAATCTGAATGCTTCTTTGGTGGACTTTCTCTTGAATAGTCTTCACATCTTTTTGTAGTTTCCATGGCACTTTGCACTTGCCCTCTATCATCTGCAGTTCTGCACCAATAGCTATGAGTCTATCTCCATAGTCATGATCAGATGGCCATTTCCATTCCTAACAACTCCTCCAGCTCCTGCCTCCCTTTGTCTAACCATAAACCTCTCATCGGTGTTGAGTTTCCACGAGTCTCTTCGAGGTTTTTATGTTTCAGCTATATTGCAGACTCTGTTCCAACCCCATTCATGTTCCATTCTGCTCAACTTTTTTCCAATAAACACCTTTACCTGGAAGAGGATATGCTGTTTCAGTCTTGCCGCAGTTGTGGATTTATGTCCGTATCTTTTTGCACATCTAGCTTTCCATAGATCCCACCAAATAACACTAAGAGTAATCAGCATAATGAATTTATCGACCACATTCCTTGGCTGCACACACCGCCATTGCTTCAGGATATTATGAAGATTCATGTTAAGGATACAGATGCCTAGGGCATTGGCAAAATAAATCCAGTTATTACTTGCTAACCCACCAGTAGCAAAGACATGCTCCAAGCAGTGGCGGATGTAGCATGATAAATGGGGGTTCAAAAGAACCACAAACTTTCGACGCggtttttcttttgaatttccTTGTTTGTAATTGTTGTATGAATGTAATAACAAAAGGaggaaaacatgaaaaatcagATTTGATTCACCATAATTATCTACAATAAATTTCCTGCCAACACCGTAAGATGATTTATGTAACTTGAGAAATTAAGctctaataaaaaataaaaaaaatatcaatggAAGAAATAGAAACGTGATACCTTTTCAGAtggccataacataataaaaaacaaTGAAAGAAGAAGTTATAGTAGGGTCTTTATCTCACATAACCTGAATAGCATGTTTAGTGATAACGCTGCTTTGAATCCCTTCGGCAGTTTCCTAAATTAAACTTGATAAAAACAGCAGAGACTAAAAATAAACTCTAAAAGAATAGCTTCTTAAAACCTGAAAATATACCATAGTTACTAATAATTTTGCAAATGCATGACCATCGGTTGGCCTTTTAATATACTCATGTACTGTagcttttcataaataattatccTCACAATTTTTCATTCCCCTACTTTATTATagcaataaataaagatttttaTAGATAAGGGGGAGAAGAATCAGATTATAAGGGggaataaaaagggaaaaaaaaaaaaaaaaaaaagagagtggCAGATTAGGCTGTTTAATCTCTCTTTATGAATGAGACTTTATTAGGAAAATTAAATGTGTAACATTAATTTGAAGTTAACTGAATTTTATATTGGTTTTGAAGAGTATAATAATGGCAGGTAATTGAACAGACTCAACATTACTACTATCATAGTAATTAACAATTAGTACTAATTATTGTATGAAATATACTCAAAACGGCTTTTACCAAATTCATTGCTGATTATTACTACATGTAAGATGTAAGGGAAAAAACTGAAATGTATATGAAAGACTGATTATTATATGACTATTAGTACGTGGAAGATGGgagtttaaaaaatttaaatgtaaaTTAAAGATCAAATGTAATTTTTGTTAACTATCAATTATAGTTGGACTTCTAATTCAtccattatttaattaaaatagtaTTATTTAATTAGATATATTTAATTAGTGCCGGAATAAAATCGTAATCCAAGTTATATACTTAggagcttcccacttttagtattATATGATTCATTTATTGCTCAGTATTAAGATACTTAAAACAGTTGGTTTCAGTATGGAGTTGGGTACCCCCACTCCATCTGTCTTCATCAAAGTGATTTTATCTTCTCGTATGGGGATCACTGATCAGTTAACTAAATATTGCTCTTTCTGTGGGTTCTGTTTGCTAACTAAAAAATCTTACTACAGCTCAAACAAAGAGTCGGATGGTAAATCTGTCGAGGCTTCTTCAACAAGCACTACTGCCAGTTTAACAACTCATGGTGCTCACTTTAGTGGCACAGAGAAGCCAATAGGCTTCTTCAGCACTATTTTTACGCAACAAAATTCCTTGTCGTTGTGTTGTGCCATTATTTGAGCTAGCTATTACTAACCCATCATGCCATGAACTTATCTCATCTTTCCTGTGAAAAAACTAATTAACTTCTTCACCAACTATCAATGTGCGGACATATAAAatatcatagaaagaaataatgtTGATTTGTCAATGCAATGGATCCGTCcaaagaaattatttgaattacaaacacaaatcgaaaaaaaaaaatgtcttcaACTTCCCCAGCTTCCATCTAGCTGGATATGTTATTGTGCATACTGAACAAAGGAAACAGCTTAAGAGAATCACTGGTTCCGTCAGATCAGCCATGGCTATGCCGAAGCTCCATATCGCCTCTTTCAATCACAATCTTTCATCTCTGCACAACGAAGAAATACTTCTCAAATATGCTTTACTAAGATTTAAAAGGCTAAGTGTGCACGATCAAGAGAGAACGCAAATAAGCTTGAGTCAGTTACCTGTTGAAACACTTGCTGCAGCTTTTCATACACACATCAGGCTGACGAAtctaagtgataaatatggaCCTTGAGCTCTTCGTTTCCAtatccttcttgctcttcctTAATTTCCTTGACTGATTTTTCAAGTGACTCACCACATCGTTTCACTTCAATCATCTTTAGTGTTAAAATGTCTCCAATAGCAGAAGGGATTTTTTGAAGATGGAAGCAGCTTTCTACCAGAAGCTGTTGGAGGTTGGGCAAGGAATCATCGGAGGCATTCCATTCTGTAATTCTGAGGGACCTCAATTTAAGAACCTTGAGGCTCGGAAACTCGTCATCTTCAATATCCCAATTTTTCTCCTCAAATGCTCTATGCTCCAACTTGAGAACCAATAAATTTGGTAATTTCCCGATCTTAGATATTTCACTTTGTGGCAACAAAACATCTGATAGAGTTAGCTTTGTTAGTGTCGAGGGCAAGCTGAATTCCAAGATCATTCCATTCACACTGagtgattcaagttgaagaGCATCTAATTTGAGTTGGAGAGGTTCTTTACAGTGGCACTTGAGCTTTCGCAGTTTGGTTGCCTGCTTGATCATATAGGCTGCTAGCTTATTAGTGAGAGACACTGTGGCCAAGGTCTCTATGCAACAAAAGTTTGTCGATTTGCGAGGAATGCGTCCATCAAAAGATGCAACCGGTTCTACATGGACATGCTTTAACCTTGGCATATTCCAGATGGACATCGGCAATATTGTACCACTGCCTACTGTTATTACAAGCAATACCTCAAGGTTTGAAAGATTTGATACCCACAATGGCATAGATTCCACATAGCCTTTGATTCCTAAGTACTTCATATGAATCAGCTCTTTTGATCTCTGGAATGAACTTTCCGACACGGCACATTCCATTTGCAGAACTCTTAGAAGTTTAAAGTTCTCGAGATCAAAAAATTCCAGGCAGCCAGATTTTGGGGGTCTGAAGAACGCAGACCGAACTTGCAGGTTTCCAATCCTCCCGGCCCAATAAAGGCTATGATGTATGCAAAGCCTCCGGTGGTCATAAAAGGAACTAGACAAATCAGTTTTCCCGGTGCTTGTTATCTGCATGAACTTCTCTTCCTTAGCTTTTGTCACACAAAAATCGTGCAACATATCATGAATGTGACATGTTCTGATTCCTCCAGTGGACCTTTTCTTGCTCACCATAATCAAGCTTCTACCAATGAGATCATTTAGTAATCTTTCAGCGGCAAGCTCTACAGTCTCTGCCTCTATGTTTGGCACCAATCCCTCAATACTCCATAACCACGCCAAGTTTGAGAATGAAATTTCTTCATCCTCCCGAAATGATGCAAAATAAAGAAGGCAGGGCTTGAGGTTATCTGGCAAATGATTGTAGCTCAATTCTATTACATCCAAGCACTCTTTTGCACTAGTGACGGTATCTAAGTTTATACTCTCCATGATTCTTCTCCAACTTTCCTCATTTTTGCTTATTCCGGACAAAACTCCAGCTACCAAAATCACAAGAAGAGGTAGTCCTTGACACTTTCTCGCGATGCTTTCTCCTACTTTAGATAGGTCTGGTGGGCAAGTTTGTTCCTTGAACAGCTTGATTTTCATTAATTCCCAACTTTCATTTTCGAAAAGAAAACGAAGTTGAAGAGGTGCTCTATCAGGGTTAATATCTGAAGCCACATTTCTGAGTCGGCTAGTTAGTAAAATCCTGCTTCCATTTTGATCATCCGGGAAACATCCTGCCAAGTCTTCCCATGTGTCAACACTCCATATGTCATCAATGTAGAGAAGGTACCTCTTCCTTATTAAAGATTTCCGCAAAGCATCTGCTggatttttctcatttttctgaTTGGAACTTTTAACTTGATTCAAAATTCCGAGCAACAACTTTCTCCTGTCATAAGCTTGGGAAACACAACACATAGCTTGGACATCAAAATAGTGCCTTATGTTTTCATCATGATAAACTTTCTTTGCTAGTGTAGTCTTTCCAAGACCAGGCATCCCTACAATAGACACAATATCCAAGTTCTTTTGTCCCCTAGTGAGCTGGTTGATTAGCAAGTTAGCTTCTTCATCAAAACCCACCACTACCTCATCAAGTTGTGTAGTCTCAACTAATTGTCTGACAGGATTCGGTGCTTGTTCTTCGATAGGGACTTCAACTTCTCGCACAATCGTAGCATGGAACTCTTTTAAATGATCCTTGACAAGCTTAGTTTCTGTTGTGATCTTACATAACAAATGTAGATACCAAACAGGATAATCTCCGGTAACCAGGCAATCAATTATGCATTCTGCCTGGTATGCAAGAGATATGACTTTTGTCCAAAGATTGTGTTTTTTCACTTCCTCAAACTCATGTTTCTTCTTCTCAACTCTCTCCAAAAAGGATCCTATGAAAGCAAACTCCTTTTGAGCTTCTGCAATAAGGTGCTTGACAACagaatcatactttccatcttGCAGCAACTCTTTCAGATAGCATAAGAGCGACTTAATAAAGCCTGATCCATTTGTCCTTGGGAAATTACATTTTGGTGACAATGGAGCTTCCATAATTAGGTCTTTTAGGTCTGCCATGACAAGGTCAATCTTTTTTAACAAGTCAGAGCATACAAAGGTAACTTCTGCTGCTTTGTCAATGGAGAGAGAGTAAGCAGCATATGCTACCTCACCAATCAGACCTTCAACACAAGTAAGTACATCACGCAATTTCCCTTGATCAACACATAGATCTTCAGGCGGATAAATGAGCAAAGTTACCAATTGCTTTGATGATTGGCGAAAGCTCCCAAGTTGATCTTCTTTTAGAGGAAGCATCAAGGAACATGCCTCACCATTTAATAACTCCGACAGATCCTTGAAGAGAAAATGAacaaaaccttcaacaaattcgATCACACCTCGGTTATACAGGATTTGAGATTTAACTAAACCTCTTAGTGCTCCTGTATAAATTTTCGCAATTTGAGGCTTAATGGGCTTGATCTCTTGCAAAACATTTGAGATCTTAAGTCTCAAGTGAGATGCCATGTCTTCGTCTATTTCTTCCACATGACATAGGTAACAGATGTAAGCAGCATTGCGAGTGACAACCTCCATATGAttaaagagaattttggatttctCTAGTTCCATGCTTGCATCTTTTATGAAATTGAGGAAGGTTTTGAGATACTTTAGACTTTCTTCAAGGATTTGGAACTTTTTCTTCAGATGAACAAACTTGTCCAGCTCCTTCTTGTTGATGAAAAGATCCTTTACATTCTGAAGGATGTACTCGATGAACTTTTGAAACAATGGACAGCATAAATTTGGTAAAGGCCACCTTCCTGGAACCAGCGAAAGGAGAAACTCATAACCTTCTTTGACTTCAGCAGAAGATAAGTCTGCCCTTGGCCCCGAAACAGTATCTCCGACTTGCACTCCGTGTCCTAGCAACTTCCCGTCCTTAATCCTCCCTTTTTGAGTTGCCCAAAACAAAAAGGTATCGAGAAATCTCCTCTCTATTCCAGACATTTGTTTTCCACGGGAATTGTCCTCAGACATGGAGGATGTGTAGAGATCTCTGAAAGTAGAGAGATTTAAACAAATCACAACCTAGGACCaaacatgagatttaatttaCAACCTTATCACAGAATATTTGTATAAGTTTATCACACTTTTCCTCTTATTGCAGCACATATTGTAACTGACTCTTACAGAAAATATTGAAGGAGAAAATAAAGGATAAGTTTCtgcttttattttgttttggtgCATCAACTAGAAAATagagtatttttcttttctttgtacaGAAAGTGATCATACTTCACTCTATGATATGTGCaaaaacataaaactagaaaggatctcttaaactttttcttttgatataaaacttttttcttctatttccaGATGAatccttctttccttcttgGTATAGCCTTTCACCTTTTCCAtttgcaagaaaataaaaatgtagcTTTCAGCTTAGACTAGTTACAAGTTGTTAATCTAAACAAAGTGAATTTATACAATTAACTGATTCTACTTAGAAAACTATTTATTCAAGTTGACCAACAAGCCATAAGTCAAATCATACACTATCACTGAGTTCAATTGCAGTTTATGGACAGTTTGGTGAACATTCCTTATTTCCCTATTTAAGTATGTGGGAAAAACATGCAGAGGAAGATACTTCAATCAGTATTAGTAGTTGAATTTTCACAACATAAACACAAACATTAACATAAACTCACTTTCAGTACTGATTCATATAAGGATTCAAGTGAatctttattaataaaaaaaaaggaaaaaaaagaactcACAGTATTCTTCCTTTTGAGACCAGAAAGATGCAAGAGTGATGATGCAAAAACTTGTAAGAAGAAGTAGCAAGTTTGATCTATACTATACTTAGATTTTTGCCAAGATTCCTACTGGCTGTTTCCTTGCTGAGCATTTATAATTGGTCAACACAAAAGTATC
Coding sequences within it:
- the LOC132032930 gene encoding putative late blight resistance protein homolog R1A-3 yields the protein MSEDNSRGKQMSGIERRFLDTFLFWATQKGRIKDGKLLGHGVQVGDTVSGPRADLSSAEVKEGYEFLLSLVPGRWPLPNLCCPLFQKFIEYILQNVKDLFINKKELDKFVHLKKKFQILEESLKYLKTFLNFIKDASMELEKSKILFNHMEVVTRNAAYICYLCHVEEIDEDMASHLRLKISNVLQEIKPIKPQIAKIYTGALRGLVKSQILYNRGVIEFVEGFVHFLFKDLSELLNGEACSLMLPLKEDQLGSFRQSSKQLVTLLIYPPEDLCVDQGKLRDVLTCVEGLIGEVAYAAYSLSIDKAAEVTFVCSDLLKKIDLVMADLKDLIMEAPLSPKCNFPRTNGSGFIKSLLCYLKELLQDGKYDSVVKHLIAEAQKEFAFIGSFLERVEKKKHEFEEVKKHNLWTKVISLAYQAECIIDCLVTGDYPVWYLHLLCKITTETKLVKDHLKEFHATIVREVEVPIEEQAPNPVRQLVETTQLDEVVVGFDEEANLLINQLTRGQKNLDIVSIVGMPGLGKTTLAKKVYHDENIRHYFDVQAMCCVSQAYDRRKLLLGILNQVKSSNQKNEKNPADALRKSLIRKRYLLYIDDIWSVDTWEDLAGCFPDDQNGSRILLTSRLRNVASDINPDRAPLQLRFLFENESWELMKIKLFKEQTCPPDLSKVGESIARKCQGLPLLVILVAGVLSGISKNEESWRRIMESINLDTVTSAKECLDVIELSYNHLPDNLKPCLLYFASFREDEEISFSNLAWLWSIEGLVPNIEAETVELAAERLLNDLIGRSLIMVSKKRSTGGIRTCHIHDMLHDFCVTKAKEEKFMQITSTGKTDLSSSFYDHRRLCIHHSLYWAGRIGNLQVRSAFFRPPKSGCLEFFDLENFKLLRVLQMECAVSESSFQRSKELIHMKYLGIKGYVESMPLWVSNLSNLEVLLVITVGSGTILPMSIWNMPRLKHVHVEPVASFDGRIPRKSTNFCCIETLATVSLTNKLAAYMIKQATKLRKLKCHCKEPLQLKLDALQLESLSVNGMILEFSLPSTLTKLTLSDVLLPQSEISKIGKLPNLLVLKLEHRAFEEKNWDIEDDEFPSLKVLKLRSLRITEWNASDDSLPNLQQLLVESCFHLQKIPSAIGDILTLKMIEVKRCGESLEKSVKEIKEEQEGYGNEELKVHIYHLDSSA